The bacterium genome segment CGCTGCGCGGACTGCCCTTCTATCACTTTGCGGAGCTGCAGATTGCGGGCGAGCCGCTGATCGTCAGCCGCACGGGCTACACGGGCGAGCTGGGATTCGAGTTCTACCTGTCGCCCGCACTGGCGCCGCGGCTTGCCGACGCCCTGCTGGCGGCCGGCCGACCCTGCGGGCTGCAACCGGCGGGCCTGGGCGCCCGCGACACGCTGCGCTTCGAGGCCTCCTACTGCCTCTACGGGCACGAGCTCGACGAGCAGACCGATCCCTTCGAGGCGGGGCTTTTCTGGCTTGTGAAACTGGACAAGGGGGATTTCATTGGCCGCGACGCGCTGCGCGCGCGCAAGGACGCGGCCGCGGCGCGGCGCCTCGTCGGCCTCGCGCTGCCGGGGCGCAAGATCGCCCGCCAGGGCTTCTGTGTCTTCGCCGGCGATGAGCCCGTGGGGGCCGTGACGAGCGGCAGCTTCGCGCCGACCCTCGAGCGCAGCCTCGCCCTGGCGCTGGTGAGCCGGGGCGCGGCGGGCGCGGCGCTCGCGGTGGAAGTGCGCGGCGAGCGCCTGGCGGCCGAGACGCTGAAGCTGCCCTTCTACAGCCAGCCGGCGCTGCGCGCCTAGGGGCGTCGACCGCCGCTGCGCGCCGCGGGCCGAGTCCCCGGGCCGGTCCCGGGGGAGGAAAGGAGAGGACGTGAGCGATATCCCGGGTCAGCTGCGCTACACCAGGGAGCACGAGTGGGTGTCGGTGGAGGGCGCCATCGCCACCATCGGGCTCACGGACTACGCCCAGGGCGAGCTCGGCGACATCATCTATCTCGAGTTGCCCGAGACGGGCACCCACGTCGGCAAGGGCGATCCCTTCGGCACCGTCGAGGCCGTCAAGACGGTGGAGGAGATCTATGCCCCCGTCACCGGCGAGGTCCTCGAGACGAACGCCGGCCTCGAGGCGCATCCCGAACTCGTCAACCAGGCGCCCTACGGCGAGGGCTGGCTCGTGCGCATCCGGATGAGCGATCCCTCCGAACTCGAGCAGCTCCTGGACAGCGAGGGCTACCGGGAGCAGGTGGGAGAGTAGATGCGCGGCTTCGTTCCCCACAGCGAGGGCGAGATCCGGGGGATGCTGGAGGCGATCGGCGTCGCGACCGTCGAGGATCTCTTCGCGAGCGTGCCCGCCGGCTGCCGCTGGCAGGGGGAGTTGCCCCTGGCCGCGGGCCTGGACGAGTACGGCGCCGGGCGGCGCCTCGCCGAGCTGGCCGCGCAGAACGCGCCGGCCGGCGAGCAGCTCAACTTCATGGGCGGCGGGGCCTACGACCGCATCCGGCCGGCGATCGTCGGCCAGATCCTCTCGCGGCCCGAGTTCTACACGGCCTACACGCCCTACCAGCCGGAGGTCGCCCAGGGGACCCTGCAGGTGATCTTCGAATTCCAGACGCTGATGGCGCGCCTGACGGGCATGGCCGTCGCGAATGCCTCCCTCTACGACGGCGCTAGCGCCCTCGCCGAAGCGCTGCTGCTCGCCGGCGCGGCGACGGCGGGCCGGCGCCTGCTGCTGCCGGCGAGCCTCGCGCCCGGCTGCCGCCGCGTCGCCGCCACCTACGCCGGTGGCCAGGCGCTCGCGATCGAGACCCTGCCCTGGGACGCCACGGGCGGCCTCGATCCGCGCGCTCTCGCCGCGGCGCTGGACGCCGACACGGCGGCGGTCGTCGTGCAGCTGCCCAACCACTTCGGCGTCGTCGAGGACCTGGCGGCCATCGCGCCCCGGGTCAAGGCCGCCGGCGCGCTGCTCATCGTGCACGTGGAGCCGACCAGCCTGGGCCTGCTCGAGCCGCCCGGCAGCTTCGGCGCCGACGTCGTCACCGGCGAGGGTCAGAGCCTCGGCCTGCCGCTCAGCTTCGGCGGGCCCTA includes the following:
- the gcvH gene encoding glycine cleavage system protein GcvH, producing MSDIPGQLRYTREHEWVSVEGAIATIGLTDYAQGELGDIIYLELPETGTHVGKGDPFGTVEAVKTVEEIYAPVTGEVLETNAGLEAHPELVNQAPYGEGWLVRIRMSDPSELEQLLDSEGYREQVGE
- a CDS encoding aminomethyl-transferring glycine dehydrogenase subunit GcvPA, whose amino-acid sequence is MRGFVPHSEGEIRGMLEAIGVATVEDLFASVPAGCRWQGELPLAAGLDEYGAGRRLAELAAQNAPAGEQLNFMGGGAYDRIRPAIVGQILSRPEFYTAYTPYQPEVAQGTLQVIFEFQTLMARLTGMAVANASLYDGASALAEALLLAGAATAGRRLLLPASLAPGCRRVAATYAGGQALAIETLPWDATGGLDPRALAAALDADTAAVVVQLPNHFGVVEDLAAIAPRVKAAGALLIVHVEPTSLGLLEPPGSFGADVVTGEGQSLGLPLSFGGPYLGVMGVSRELVRRLPGRLVGRTVDALGRPGFVLTLQTR
- the gcvT gene encoding glycine cleavage system aminomethyltransferase GcvT, translating into MSPARRRCTTETPRKTALHAWHREQGGKLVDFAGWELPVQYSGLLDEHRAVRRAAGLFDVSHMGEITVEGPGALAAVQRLVTNDCARLADGQVLYTVACREDGGVLDDLLVYRRGPERFLLVVNAANSDKLAAWVARQLGGAAAVRDASADFAQLAVQGPASRELLLACPLLAPAADALRGLPFYHFAELQIAGEPLIVSRTGYTGELGFEFYLSPALAPRLADALLAAGRPCGLQPAGLGARDTLRFEASYCLYGHELDEQTDPFEAGLFWLVKLDKGDFIGRDALRARKDAAAARRLVGLALPGRKIARQGFCVFAGDEPVGAVTSGSFAPTLERSLALALVSRGAAGAALAVEVRGERLAAETLKLPFYSQPALRA